A single Lactuca sativa cultivar Salinas chromosome 8, Lsat_Salinas_v11, whole genome shotgun sequence DNA region contains:
- the LOC111878450 gene encoding alkane hydroxylase MAH1, with protein sequence MAFLESLTILIFLSLLIFHYRPQYLKALIDRYWPHLGVFQALTNLNQIHEFLAIYINRSGGSFMLRGPWFTNMDMLFTTDPLDIQHVLSKNFTNYPKGPKFREIFDFFGDGIFNVDGHLWEIQRKTTMSLFRQPNFQSVFEGIVWNKMERGLLPILESISKLGNEMDLQDIFQRFTFDTICTLLLDFDPKSLSLDFPFLPCEKSLTDIGESMLCRLFSPPIFWKFQQLFKMGNEKKLSEANNTFDQFLCKCLARIQHVSNTNIESEHFGLASLVREFKDQSSSFEDPSKFLKDVIKNLIGAGRDTTSTALSWFFYLIAKNPIVEDKIREEIHTLLQEKVDDQKNWNSKELGKLVYLHGALCEALRLYPPVPFNHKTPLQPDILPSGHQVDQNTKILLYFYGMGRMEKIWGEDCMEFKPERWISKEGGIKHESSYKFPTFNGGPRICIGKDMSFTQLKIVASMIIYHYHIELVEGHMVYPIASITLQMKHGLKVRLTKLS encoded by the coding sequence ATGGCTTTCCTTGAATCTTTGACCATCCtcatttttctttctttattaATATTTCATTACAGACCTCAATACTTAAAAGCTCTTATCGATAGATATTGGCCGCATCTTGGTGTGTTTCAAGCCCTTACAAACTTGAACCAAATCCATGAATTCTTGGCGATATATATTAATCGTAGTGGCGGTAGTTTCATGTTGAGAGGACCTTGGTTTACCAACATGGACATGCTTTTTACCACAGACCCATTAGACATCCAACATGTTTTGAGCAAGAACTTTACTAATTATCCGAAAGGCCCAAAATTCCGTGAAATATTTGATTTCTTTGGAGATGGCATCTTTAATGTCGATGGACATTTATGGGAGATCCAACGCAAAACCACCATGTCTCTTTTCAGGCAACCCAACTTTCAAAGCGTCTTCGAAGGGATTGTCTGGAATAAGATGGAAAGAGGGCTTTTACCAATATTGGAATCTATTTCCAAACTAGGCAATGAGATGGATTTGCAGGACATATTCCAAAGGTTCACTTTTGATACTATATGCACGTTGCTCTTAGACTTTGATCCAAAAAGCTTGTCTCTTGATTTTCCTTTCCTTCCTTGTGAGAAGTCCTTAACAGATATTGGAGAAAGTATGTTGTGCAGACTATTTTCACCTCCAATCTTTTGGAAATTTCAACAACTATTTAAAATGGGGAATGAAAAGAAGTTAAGTGAAGCAAACAATACTTTTGATCAGTTCTTGTGTAAGTGCTTAGCTAGAATACAACATGTGTCCAATACTAACATAGAAAGTGAACATTTTGGATTGGCATCCTTGGTTAGAGAGTTTAAAGACCAAAGCAGTAGTTTTGAAGATCCTAGCAAGTTTTTAAAAGATGTCATAAAGAACCTAATTGGTGCTGGGAGAGATACAACTAGCACAGCTCTCTCATGGTTTTTCTATCTTATTGCAAAAAATCCAATCGTAGAGGACAAGATCCGAGAGGAGATTCACACGTTATTGCAGGAGAAAGTAGATGATCAAAAGAACTGGAATTCCAAAGAGTTAGGCAAACTGGTTTATCTTCATGGGGCTCTATGTGAAGCCTTGAGGCTTTACCCTCCTGTTCCCTTTAACCACAAAACTCCCTTACAGCCGGATATACTTCCAAGTGGCCACCAAGTTGATCAAAACACTAAGATTTTGCTATATTTTTATGGCATGGGAAGGATGGAAAAGATATGGGGTGAGGATTGCATGGAGTTTAAGCCTGAAAGATGGATTTCAAAGGAAGGAGGGATCAAACATGAATCATCTTACAAGTTCCCGACTTTCAATGGTGGACCAAGGATTTGTATAGGTAAGGACATGAGTTTCACTCAGCTAAAGATAGTGGCTTCTATGATCATTTATCATTATCACATTGAGCTGGTTGAAGGTCACATGGTGTATCCAATTGCTTCAATAACACTTCAAATGAAGCATGGGTTGAAGGTGAGGTTAACCAAACTAAGTTAA